In Methanocella paludicola SANAE, the sequence CTTGACGCTCTCCCGGGCGGTGACCACGTCCCGGGTCATGACCTCGACGATCTTCTTGTTGGGGTCGGCCTTCACGATGGGCCGCACGTCGCGGCGGCTTATGATGCCGACGAGCTTGCCGTTCTCGATGATGGGGATGCCGCTGATGCTCTGCTCCGTCATGGTCTTCCAGACGGCACCGACGGTCTGCGACGGGCTGGCGGTGGTGACATCCCTTATGAGTATCTCCTCGCCCCTCTTGACCTTCTGGATCTCCTCGACCTGCATCTCCCTCGGCATGTTCCTGTGGATGACGCCGATGCCGCCCTCCCTGGCGATGGCGACGGCCATCTCGGCCTCGGAGACGGTGTCCATGGCGGCGCTGACGATGGGAACGTTCAGGCTGATATTCTTCGAAAATCTGGTTTTAACGTCCGTGTGGTCGGGCTCTACGTAAGACTTGCTTGGGACCAGCAGGACGTCGTCAAAAGTGATCCCGAGGGGGGCATCGAGCTTTTTTAAGAACACTATTAATCACCATACCCTTTTGGGTAACTATACCTGAACCTAGTATTAATAAATTTCCTCTTACGGGGCCGTTTTTTTACCCTCGCGAAGGGAGCGGCAAAAAAGATGTCGGGTATGTGCAGGGCGATTTTTATGCGAGCTGTTTCTTGAGCTCGGCCACGAGCTCGGGGCGTATGGCCTGGGTGCGGTCCCCGCCGCAGACCATGCCTCTCACGCCGATGATGTCGGGGCTGATCTCCCTGAGAAAGGCGATGTCCTTAAGTTTAATGGAGCCGGCGATGGCGCAATTCAGCTTGTTCTCGTGCGCCAGGTCGACGAATTTTTTCAGCTCCTCGCTGCCCATGAACTCGAACGTGGACCTGCCGTCCTTGATGCCAGTGTCCACCATGACCACGTCGGCGTCAGCCCTCTTCGCCGCGGCGGGCAGCTCAAAGGGACTGATGGAGCCGATGCGCTCGTAGTCGGAGTAAGCGGATGCGACGACGATCTTCTCGGCGTCGAAGGTGCGGACCGCCCGGGTAACGCCCGCGAGAAGCTCGTACGCCTGCTCGGGCGTGTGAATGTCGTACAGCCCCACCTTGATGTACTGCGCTCCGGCCACCGCCGCCCCGAGCGCCGCCAGGGACGCCGTGCCCGGCTTGAAGTTGAAGTCGCCGATGGTCGCGCTGAGCGGCTTGCTGATGTGGGATTTTATTTGCGAGATGACCCACGGGAAGTTGGCGCCGAGGGAGCCCTCCTTCGGGTTCTTGACGTCGATGATGTCGGCGCCGCCCTGCTCGGCCGCGATAGCCTCCTGAACGTTCATGGGGCTGACTAAAAGCTTCATGTAAACCACCATAATACCGTTTTGGTATTTAATATTTATCAGGGGTGCTGTCCGTTTTCAAACAACGTAATGGATGACCGTCGCCAGGGCCGCCAGGTTGAGGATGAACAGCGATACCACGAAGAGCAGTGCCAGCGCGATGGCCACGATGGTGACCACGACGTTGATGACGGCCACGACCAGCATCTGCGCCGCGCTGTAGATGTCGTAGGCCTTCTTCACGCCTACGAGGGCAAGCTGCATGATGGGCAGCTTATTGAAAGGCGGCGACTCGAGCGTGTCCTCGACGAGGCGCAGGATAGTGTAGACCGCCCAGTCCACCGCCTTGTCTATGGTCTGCAGGACGCCCTTGCCCGCCTTGAACGCGACGAATAGAGTTGCCCCAGCGATGGCGAGCGCCACTATCAGGATATCCAGGGATATCACCAGGAATATGAGCATGAGAAGCTGCGTCTGCGAAAGCTGGTCGGGCAGGAGGGCGATTAGCATGGGCGATGAAAAATGGCGGGATGAAAATAAATAGTTTTTATTCGATCTTCCTGACCGCGCTCCGCCAGTTCGCGGACAGCTCGAGCTCCTGCCTGAAGTTCAGCTTCGCCTGGGCGTCCGTGACTAATATCTTATCGCCGACGGAGAGCGCCTCCGCGAAGTTCGCGTGCTCGCCCCAGAATACCACGCGGACCCTGCCCGTATCGTCCGATAGGTGGACGCCGCAGAGCCGGCCGAGCTTGCCGTCCTTGGTGGTGAACTCCCGGACGCCGTCGATGCCGGTCACGACCCCTTTGACGTTGTAGGACTTATCGGCCTCGATGTCGCCGATCTTCGACACGGGCTCCTCGTACTCCACTTTCTTGTCGGACCTGCGGACAATGCCCCGGTTCCCGACCTGGATCTCCACGCCGCCCATGGACTCCCGGGTGTAGGCGTGTAAAACCTCGATGGAGTCGCCCGGGTTGAGGGCCTCCACGTCCTTGAGCTTGTTATCCCATACGGTAAGCCTGATCTTGCCCGACTCGTCCCCGATCATGACGCCCTGGACCGAGCCCTTCGAGCCGTCCTTCCGGTTGAAGGAGCGGGGCTCCTGCTTCGACAGTATCATGGCGCGGACGCACACGTTGCCGTTGCCCATCTGGACGCCCTTGATTGGGATCATCGGGTCCTTGACGGTTATCTTCGTACTCTCGTCCTTCTGGATGCCGCCGCCCTTGCCGATGCTGACCTCCATGCCCCGCTGGCCTTCCTTCACGTAGCCGCTGATCTTGAGCACGTCGCCTTCTTTTATGTCGCCGGTCATCACGGCATCGGCCAGCTCGTCCCACAGGACTAACGTGACCTCGCCCGTCTCGTCGGCGACGGTGAGGTTACATACCCGGCCCTCGGAGCCGTCGTTGCGGCTGAACTTCCTGACGTCGGACGCCCCGGTCACCTTCGCGATGAACTGGACGTTCTTCTTGTCGAGCGTGATCTCTTTTATCTTTATGGCGTTGACGCCCTCGATGCCCAGGTCGTGGGCCACGAGCAACGCGGCGGTGTGCTCGTCGCAGAGGCCGCCCATGATATCCATCTTCTCGTCCACTAACTTTTTGAACTCTTTCTGGGTGATCTTCCCGTTCAGTTTTTCATAGACTTCAAGCACGTCGGACATATCAAGCACGCTCTTTTACGGTAGGGCTTGTGCATTAATAATACTATTGATTCAAAAATCTGGCGGGTGCAACTAACACTCAATTACGGTTAAATTTATAACAAGTTCTAGGCATTAAGCTACCTTAGATTCAAATGTCGAATGACCTCACCATAACGGAAAAGATCTTTAGCAGGGCGTCCGGCAGGCCCGTGAAAGCGGGCGATTTCGTAATGGCATCCATCGACAGGGCGATGACCCATGACATAACGGGTCCTCTCGCGGTCGAGGGCTTCTACGAGATCATGCGGGACGAGAAGGAGAAAAAGGTGTGGGACCCCGGTAAGATCATTATCTTATTTGACCACCAGGTCCCGGCCGACTCGCTCAACGCCGCTAAGAACCACATTTTACTGAGGAAGTTCGCAAAGGACCAGAAGATAAAGCACTTTTACGACTTACACGAAGGCATCTGCCACCAGGTCATGCCCGAGAAGGGGCACGTCCTGCCCGGCCAGCTCGTAGTCGGCTCTGACTCCCATACCTGCGCCTACGGCGCGGTCGGGGCGTTCGGCACCGGCATCGGCTCAACGGACATGGCGGCCGTGTTCGCGCTGGGCAGGCTTTGGTTCAGGGTGCCGGAGACCATAAGGTTCGAGGTCGACGGCAAGCTCGGCGATAGAGTTTATTCCAAAGATATCATCCTCAAGCTGATCGGGGACGTCGGGGCCGACGGCGCACGCTACAAGGCCTGCGAGTATGCCGGGGACGCCATAAGGAGCCTGGACATGTCCCAGCGCATGACCATCAGCAACATGGCCATCGAGATGGGCGGCAAGGCGGGCATCATCGAGCCCGACCGCACGACCGAGGCATACGTCAGGCAGCGCTCTAAAGGCTTTAAGCTGGATAGGGGCCTGAAGAGCGATAAGGGCGCGGAGTACTCCGAGGTCAGGGAGTACGATGCCGGCGAGCTCGAGCCCCAGGTCGCATGCCCCCACAACGTCGACAACGTGGTCGACGTGGGCAAGGTCGAGGGGAAGAAGATCGACCAGGTCTTCCTGGGGTCGTGCACCAACGGCAGGTTCGAGGACCTGAAAACAGCGGCGGAGGTCATGGACGGCAGGCCCGTGGCGAAGGGCGTCCGCATGATCGTCATACCGGCATCGCACACGGAGTACATGAAGGTGCTCAAGGCGGGGCTCGTGGAGGAGTTCATGAACGCCGGGGCGCTGGTGGAGTCGCCGTGCTGCGGCCCGTGCATGGGAGGCTCGTTCGGCCTGCTCGGTCCGGGAGAGGTGGGCCTGTCCACGTCCAACCGTAATTTCAAGGGGAGGCAGGGCAGCCCGGAGGCGTTCGTGTACCTGTGCAGCCCGGCAACGGCGGCGGCCTCCGCGATAAAAGGAAAGATCGCCGACCCGAGGAGCGTGTGAGCATGGCCCGCAAGACGACGAAGAAAACGGTAGTCGAGAACAGGAGGGAGCTTTCGAGGGCCTGGAAGTTCGGGGACGACGTCGACACCGACGCCATCATACCCGGAAGGTTCCTCATCATCAACGATGCGAAGGAGCTGGCAAAGCACGCCTTTGAGGGCGTCAGGCCGGACTTCAGGCCGTCGCCCGGGGACGTCGTGGTGGCCGGGGAGAACTTCGGCTGCGGCTCGTCGAGGGAGCACGCGCCCCTGGCGCTCAAGGGGGCGGGGATCAAGTGCGTAATAGCGAAGTCCTTCGCCCGCATCTTCTTCAGGAACTCCGTCAACATCGGCCTCCCCATGCTGGAGTGCGAGGACGCCGGCCGGATATCCGACGGGGACGTCCTGGAGGTCGAGGGGGACGTCATCAGGAACCTCACGAAGGGCGAGACGTATCGCACTGCCCCCCTCCCGGAGTTTCTGGAGGAGATCGTGAGGGCCGGGGGGCTCATCGAGTACGCCCGGGAGATCGTTGCGAAGGAGCACAAAAAATAGCGTTCATATATGGCGAGAGGTTAACGGATGACAACTTACAAGATACCGGTGATCCCCGGGGACGGCATCGGCCCGGAGGTCATCGCCGAGGGTAAAAAGGCCATAGATGCGGCCGGAGAGGTATACGGCTACGACGTGGAGTGGCTGGAGCTGCCCCTGGGCGCGGACCACTACCTGAAGACGGGCGAGACCGTGTCCGAGGACACGCTCAAGGAGCTTGGCAGGCACAGGGCATTCTTCCTGGGCGCGCTTGGCGACGAGCGCAAGGTGAAGACGGGCATCCTCGAAAAGGGCGTCCTGCTGAGGCTGAGGTTCCACTTCGACCAGTACATCAACCTGAGGCCTGTAAAGCTCATGGAGGGCGTGGAGACGCCCATAAAAAATAAAACGGCGAAGGACATCGACTTCTTCGTGGTGAGGGAGAACACCGAGGACTTTTACGCCGGCATCGGGGGCCGGTGTACGAAGGGCCTCACCAGCCAGCACCTTAAATTATTAAGAGAGGCGTACAGCGTGAAGTTCGACCTGGACGTGCTCACGGACAGCGACGAGATCGGCTACCAGATCGGGGTGATAAGCAAGGAGGGCACCAGGCGCATCATGGACTACTCCTTCAAGCTGGCGCAGCAGCGTAACAAGCATCTATCCAGCGTCGACAAGGCCAACGTCATGACGGACATCTACGGCCTGTGGCGGGAGACCTTCCAGGAAGTCGGCCGGAACTACCCGGACGTGAGGACGGACTTCAACTTCGTGGACGCAGTGACCATGTGGTTCGTCAAGAACCCGGAGTTCTTCGACGTGATCGTCGCCCCCAACATGTTCGGGGACATCATCACCGACCTCGGGGCCATGATCCAGGGCGGCCTGGGCCTGGCGCCGGGAGGGAACGTCAACCCGGAGGGCACCAGCATGTTCGAGCCCATGGGTGGGTCCGCCCCGAAGTACAAGGGCCTCGACAAGGTGAACCCGATAGCGACGATATGGGCCGGGGCGCTCATGATGGACCACCTGGGGGAGAAGGAAGCCGCAAAGGGCATCCTTTCTGCGATCGAGGCCAACCTCCGGGAGGGCAGGGTCCGGACGTACGACCTTGGCGGATCCTCCAGGACGTCCGACGTGGGCTCCGACGTCGCCCGGATCATAAAAATGCAGGGGCGCAATTAAGCCCCGTTTTTTTATCTGAAGAACCTCGACCCCTGCCAGGCCGCGGCGGCCAGCGCCTGCGTATCATGGCGGTGCCGGTAGCTCTCGTCCCCTTTTAGGGCGCCTTTGGCGACATCGTCTTCGTGTTTCCGGTCAAAACCCCCCAGTATGCGGTAAATATAATTATACAGCGATGCGGGAACATGCCTTAAGCCTGATATTTGCACTTCCATATTCGAACCTCAAGGTACAATAGAATGATGAAGACGAAAGCAATTAAGGTAAATTTCGTATACTAAATGATTACCTTAAGCAAAAACGTTCGAATTTTAAGCTTATTCGAGGCCAGTGAAGGTAAATATTTTATACGCAGGGCACATACGATCGATCGATGAGAAAGGACAGGATCGAGGAGCGCATCGCCGGCATCGAGCGGGACATGAAAGAGCTTCGCTCGGAGGTCAGGCAGGAGATCATGTCCATGTCCTCCGAGCTAAAAGAGGCCCAGCTGGCGCTCGTAGAGGATATGATGTGCGACATCCAGGACACCATGTCGGTCGGATACCGCCAGATCGCCTACGAGCTCAGCATCTCCGGGGCCGAAAAGAGGTTCAGGGAACAGATGTCGTACGACTGCCCCCCGGGCGATAACAGGGAGGAATGCATCGACCATTTCGTCTGCGATCACCTGCGCAAGGGCATCGTAAGCCTGGACGCCGCCCCGCCCGGTATGGAGGGCGAGGCCAGGAAGTCGATCATCGACCAGGACGACAGGGAGAGCGAGACGTTCAAGGGCACGCCCTGTGAATACTGCCAGGGCATCTACGTCTCCGAGAGGGACAGGCTGCTGGAGATGGGCGAGAAGTTCTCGGCTTACAGGAAGAGCCTTTATGTTAAGCGCAGCCGGCCGTACTATAAGCAGCTTCCGGACGACCTTACCGTGTCCGAGCTCATCGAGCCGCTGTCCCATAGGGCCAGGTTCGTCATGCTGAAAAACCTAACATCGGGGAGCATGTCGTTCAGGGACCTCGGGGATGTGACCGGCTACGGGGGAGGCCACCTCATATACCATCTGAACAAGCTCGTGTCGGCGGGCCTGGTCTCGAAGGAGGACAGCGGGCTTTACGCGATCACCGACAGGGGCATCGACGTGATGGAGGTCATCCGGAAAATGTACGGCGGGCCATCAACACGTTTTTAACGTCCCGCGTCCAGAGTAGTATTCACCATGACCACCCTACAGGCCCACAAGCTCACATGCCCGCTCTGCGGCAACGCGTTCGACTCTAAGCTCGTCACGTCCACCGACTCCTTCGGCAGGCACCACTCCGACCTCTACAAGGAGTCGGAGGGCGAGCAGCCCGTGTGCTACTTCGTCCACACGTGCCCGAAGTGCGGATACTCGGGCTACGAGGGAGACTTCGGGCCCCAGAGGTTCGACCAGGCCTTCCGGGACCAGGTGGAGAAGCTCATCACTCCCGAAGTGAAGGACAGGCAGATAGAGACCAACGGCAACTTTTACCTCGCGGCGCTCTGCGCCGACTGGCGGGGCGCGCCCCCCTACGTCGTGGGCAGGATATTCCACATGGGCGCCTGGTGTTACCGGATGAAGGGCGACTGGGACCGGGAGGTCTACTACCTCCAGGAGGCCCTTACGCATTTCGAGATGGCGCTGAGGCGGGACGACACGCCGAAGGAGGCCCGCGCGGTCTACACGTACCTGGTCGGCGACATCTACCGGCGCCTGCACGACCCGGAGAGGGCGAAAGAGTATTACCGTAAGGTGGAAAAGGAGCTGAATGAGCACGGCGGCGAGGCCAGGATAGGCGAGTTCGCCCGGCGGCAGCTCGAGAGCCCCTCGGATTACTTTTAGCCGTACATGCACAAGCTTTAATACTATCCTTCATTTTTCGAGTTTATAACCAACAGCTTAAATACTATATTTGATTTATATTGAAGGAGGAATTCATATGAAGGCGGAAGAAGCAAAAAAGATATTATCGTTAGCTATTGACAGGGAAGTCGAAGCCTACACGTTCTACCGGACGGTGGCGGACAAGGCTAAGGACAAGGCAATGAAGAGCATTTTCGACGAGCTCGCCGGGGAAGAGAAGAAGCACCGCGAGTTCCTGCAGGCATTCCTCGCGAAGGAAGGTAAGGGCCTGAAGTTCGATGCGACGAAGAAGGACTACAAGATCGTCGAGGCGCTCCCGACCCCGCCCCTATCGCCGGACCTGAAGCCGACCGAGGGCCTCATCATCGCCATCCGTAAGGAGCTCGAGGCCATGCAGATGTACACTCAGCTCGCAAACGCCTCCAGCGACACGGAGCAGCAGTTCCTGTTCCAGCAGCTGGCCAACATGGAGAAGACCCACAAGGCGCGGCTCGAGGACATCTACACCGACATGGCATTCCCCGAGTCCTGGTAAAGGGCGACGGGCAAGTATAGTTTAATCAATTCTTTTCTCTTTTTATTATTTTCCTGATCCCGGTTTTATTTCCTGTGAAGGCCCTCGAAAAATATTAAGAACGCAGGAAGACTTTTTCAGCCACGAAGTTGCTCGAAGCGGGCCTGAAGTTACACGAAGATCCTTTAAAGGGTCTATTGTCAGGTGTTTGCGTTTTATTCTTATGCATTGTTTGCGAGACACGTACAGCCCCACGGTTTTTTCAACACAGAGTATACTGAGCACTTTTTATAATGGAGAAACAGAGAGCCAGGAGATTTTAAATAATAAAAAATCTCTGTCCGTAGTTCCGAGGTTGTTTTGTTAGGGGTTGTGGTGGTAGAATAAGTTTTAGTATTTAAGGGCGGGGGTGTAAGGGGCTTGTTGGTAAGAATGAAAACTCCTCACAGTCCCCGCGTTTGTAGCGTTAGGCATGTTGATATAAATCTTTTCGCGCGCCGGTTCGCAAGCCTGTTTGATTTTCCCCGAAGCATGGGTTATGCAAGGTGTCTTGTTAACGCGTCCGTGAGAATGAAGAGCCTGGAATCTGTGTATAACAATTACGGGGGGCTCCCTCCGGACAGTTTCTTCCAGTTTTTCAAGTACTCCATGGACGATGTGATACGGGGAGCTGACTGGTTCTTCGAGTGTCAGGCCAAATTGGTGGACCTGCATGGCTGTGCTATTGCCATCGACTTGAACGATGTGGAGCACTGGGGAGTGGAGGACGAGTACGTGCACCCTAAAAAGGGCCTTAACAAGAACACGTACGTCCTCCGGTACGCCGTGGCCTCCCTTGTAGACGAGAGCCGCAAGCTCGCTCTGGCATGTATGCCCGTCACTACGAACGATAAACTCTCGGACATTGTACGAGTCCTCCTTGAAAAGACAATGAGCCATGTCCTGGTTGACGTCGTCCTGTTCGACCGGGGATTCTACAATGCCACCATCCTCAAAACCGTGGATGACTTGGGCATGCAATTCGTGATCCCCCTCAGGAAAAGCATGACATCGGACAATGTCTGGGAGGAATCGAAAAAACGGGGAGAATACAAATTACGGTATACAGTAAAGGGCGAAACAGACCAGGTACGGGCATGGCTATACCTCGAAGAGAAAAAGAAAGAGAAAAAAGAGGATGGTAGAAAAGAAAAGGGCAAAAGAAAGGGACGGAACAAGAGCAAGAAGAAGCGAGAAAGGGAGTACGTGGGAGTGATCAGCAATATGGACGTGTGCCCGGAACTGGTCCAGAATTTCATGGACTGGTACTTCGTAAGGAACAACGTGGAAACAGGTTTTAAAGAGAAGAACCAGTACAAGATACGAACATGCAGCACCGACAAAGCCTACCGATACCTTATCTATTGCATCAGCCTTTACCTGATGAACCTCGTACAGGTCGTAAGAATGGTTAACAACACCTTTTTCAGGAACGACGAGATGAAAAAACTCGTAAAACAATTACTGAGACTTGAAGGATCGCTGATAGGAGAGCACAGGCTCTCAAGAACCCTGATAGTGATTGCTTAGCGACAACCCGATAGCCCAAGCTATCAAAAAACATTGAAAAACCCCCGCTATTCAGCCAATTCTAACAATAACAACCAACAAACCCCACAACAAAACAACCACTTAGATAACAGCCCAAAAAAGACCACATCGGAAGTACGGTCTGTGGCCTCAGTGTCAAAACTGATACCACGACGGCATAACGATAGAGATAATAGCAGATATTCATTTTATAAAAAAGATCTTAGAGTCACTTCAGGCCGGCTTCGAGCAACTTCGTGGCTGAAAAAGTCTTAGAGCATTCTTATGAAGCTTAGAGATGCTTAATTTTTAGTCATTCCCCGAAGTCCACGATCTTGACGTCACCGTTCTGCAGGTCAACGATGGGGATGCGGGCGGGGTCCGGCTGGATGTTCATCCGCTTCTGGAAGTCGGTCTGGGATTGCCAGGTGCCCGAATTGACTAATGTGACGCCCCTGTAGCGGCATACGCCCACGGTGTGCACGTGGCCGCTGTGCATGATGTCGGGGAGCGGATCGATGACGAAGTGGTCCTTCGCCTCGGGGGCGATCATCACCTTGCCGCCGTATATGGGCGAGAGGTGGCGGCGCTTCAGTAATTCGGCCATGGCCTTCTCGGGCTTCGAGTACGAGGCGCCGGGCAGGTTCGACACCAGATCGTCTAAAGACCGGCCGTGGTAGATGAGCAGCCTGACCCCCTCCATTTCCACTGCAGAAGGGTTGCCGGCGAACGTGACGTTCGGGTGCCTGAACATCCTCCGGACCTCCTCAGGCAGGGCGGGCTGGGGCTCGGCCTGCCTCACGGCGTCGTGGTTCCCCGGGGCGATGACGATCTTCAGGTGCCGGGGGAACTGGTCGAAGTACTCGGCGGCCTTCCTGTACTGGTCGTAGACGTCCGCGATGTGGAGCTCCTTCTCCTGGCCCGGGTACACGCCGATGCCGTCCACCATGTCCCCGGCCACCACGACGTACTTCAGCCTCGACGCCAGGTCGTGGTGGGCGTCGGAGTCGCCGTTCAGCCAGTCGATGAACCGCATCCACGGGTCCTCGAGAAAAGTGTTGCTGCCGATGTGCACGTCCGAGATGAGCGCGACGGCCGCGGGCTCGTCGGAGCGCCTGGGCACGTTGGTGTTGGGCACGTCCGGGTATATGACCCCGCTGGCCATGAGCAGCCCGCCTTCCTTCACGGTCCCCGAGACCCCGACCACCTCGTCTAATAACAATGGCGAGTCGAAGAAGTCCTTATCCTTGGAGATGAGCACGCCCATCGAGCCCGTTCGGTCCTCCAGCTCGACCAGGCGGTTGCCGTTCGCCGTGTCCCGGACGTCCGACACCATGCCGATGACGGCCACCTCCGACTTCTCGCCCCGGGAAAAGCCCTTCTTTTTGATGCTCTCGATCGGGCGGGCGCTGATGCGGTGGCGCATCATATCGCCCAGCCGCCCGTACCGGTCCCTGAAGTACCCGACGAACTCGTCGTAGTCGCCGATACAGGTGGAATTATTGGTGATATCCGACAGGATCCTGAGCGCCGGCTTGCGGGCTGTCTGCTCCGCGATGTTGCCCGCTCGTAGCGAGCGGGCCACGTCGTCCCTGGTGACGGTGAGGGCGGAGGGGTCGAGGCCGGACACCAGCCTGTCCAGTATCCCGGGGTCAGGGTCCCTGCCAAGCGCGTCCAGGGCGTCGGGCTCGACCATGTACCCCTTCGACGCGAGCGCTTTTACGATCTCAATGCCGTCCATATGCTTACATGGCAATCATGGGCGAAATGTCTTTAAGCTTTTGCCCCATAATAATAACTTATATATTATAATAATGCTATATATAATTTCCAGGGGGTTTTGAGCCTGGCCACAAAGGATACCGTTCACAAGTTCATGAAGAGCGACAACTTCTGGATCTCGCTGTTGAGGGAGACGCTGTACGCCCTCGCGGCGGTCGGGGCCATCGCGCTGGTCCTGTATTTATATGCGGGCGCCTGGCCCCCCATGGTGAGCGTGGACGGCCTGAGCATGTACCCCAACATGCACGACGGCGACCTGATAATAATCCAGAGCATCGAGAAGTCCCCCATCGTCACCTATGGCGCCGCCGGGGGCTACTCATCGTTCGGCGACGCCGGAGACGTCATCGTGTACCAGCCCTTCGGCCGCAGGGACATGACGCCCGTGATCCACCGGGCCCTGTACTACGTGAACGCCTCGGAGCCCATGTGGGAGGGAGGAATAAAAGCCCCCAATTCGGGATACATCACCAAGGGCGACAATAACTTTTTATTCGACCAGAGCAGCGGCGTCTCCCCGAACACCCCCGTCAAGGAGGACTGGATCCTGGGCGTGGCGAAACTGCGCATCCCCTACCTGGGCTACGTGAGGAGCATATTCTCCTTCATACACTGAAGCACAACTATATCCAGGCATGCCCGGGAAGCGATAAAGGCACATAGGCAACTATTTTATGTGAGGGGCGCCTACTATATGCGATGATTTTCGGGAGAAGGCACATCATATCCACCAAGGACTTCTCAAGAGAAGAGATCGACTTTATTCTCGACCGCGCCGAGAGGCTGGAGCCTTACGCCCGAAAGGGCGGCCTGGACCTGCTAAAGGATAAGGTGGTGGCCACGCTCTTTTTCGAGCCCTCCACCCGGACCAGGCTGTCGTTCGATACGGCGATTAAGCGCCTTGGCGGCGATACCATCGGCTTCGACTCCGCGGAGTCCACGTCCGTGGTCAAGGGAGAGACGCTGTCCGATACCATACGCATCATCGAGTCGTACGCGGACGCCATCGTCATCCGCCACCCCAGGGAGGGCGCGGCACGCATGGCCTCAGAGGTGTCGAGCGTGCCCGTGATCAATGCCGGGGACGGCGCCGGACATCACCCCACCCAGACGCTCCTGGACCTCTACACCATGCGGAAAGAGTGCAGGAAGCCGCTGGGCGATCTGAACGTCGCCATCGTGGGCGACCTCAGGTACGGGCGGACCGTGCACTCGCTGGCGTACGCGCTGTCGCTCTACGGGGCGAGTCTGAGCCTCGTGTCCCCGGAGCCCCTGCGCATGCCCGAGAGCATAATAAACTATTTGAGGAAACATGGCGTCACGCTGGTCGAGACGCCCCGCATCGAGGACGCCCTGGGGCAGGCGGACGTGCTGTACATGACCCGCATCCAGAAGGAGCGGTTCCCCGACCCCTCGGAATATCTGAGGGTCGCCGGCTCGTACCGCATCACGCCCGACACGCTGGAGAGCGTCGGTAACGACATGATCATCATGC encodes:
- a CDS encoding (5-formylfuran-3-yl)methyl phosphate synthase, producing MKLLVSPMNVQEAIAAEQGGADIIDVKNPKEGSLGANFPWVISQIKSHISKPLSATIGDFNFKPGTASLAALGAAVAGAQYIKVGLYDIHTPEQAYELLAGVTRAVRTFDAEKIVVASAYSDYERIGSISPFELPAAAKRADADVVMVDTGIKDGRSTFEFMGSEELKKFVDLAHENKLNCAIAGSIKLKDIAFLREISPDIIGVRGMVCGGDRTQAIRPELVAELKKQLA
- a CDS encoding OB-fold nucleic acid binding domain-containing protein — its product is MSDVLEVYEKLNGKITQKEFKKLVDEKMDIMGGLCDEHTAALLVAHDLGIEGVNAIKIKEITLDKKNVQFIAKVTGASDVRKFSRNDGSEGRVCNLTVADETGEVTLVLWDELADAVMTGDIKEGDVLKISGYVKEGQRGMEVSIGKGGGIQKDESTKITVKDPMIPIKGVQMGNGNVCVRAMILSKQEPRSFNRKDGSKGSVQGVMIGDESGKIRLTVWDNKLKDVEALNPGDSIEVLHAYTRESMGGVEIQVGNRGIVRRSDKKVEYEEPVSKIGDIEADKSYNVKGVVTGIDGVREFTTKDGKLGRLCGVHLSDDTGRVRVVFWGEHANFAEALSVGDKILVTDAQAKLNFRQELELSANWRSAVRKIE
- a CDS encoding 3-isopropylmalate dehydratase large subunit, whose protein sequence is MSNDLTITEKIFSRASGRPVKAGDFVMASIDRAMTHDITGPLAVEGFYEIMRDEKEKKVWDPGKIIILFDHQVPADSLNAAKNHILLRKFAKDQKIKHFYDLHEGICHQVMPEKGHVLPGQLVVGSDSHTCAYGAVGAFGTGIGSTDMAAVFALGRLWFRVPETIRFEVDGKLGDRVYSKDIILKLIGDVGADGARYKACEYAGDAIRSLDMSQRMTISNMAIEMGGKAGIIEPDRTTEAYVRQRSKGFKLDRGLKSDKGAEYSEVREYDAGELEPQVACPHNVDNVVDVGKVEGKKIDQVFLGSCTNGRFEDLKTAAEVMDGRPVAKGVRMIVIPASHTEYMKVLKAGLVEEFMNAGALVESPCCGPCMGGSFGLLGPGEVGLSTSNRNFKGRQGSPEAFVYLCSPATAAASAIKGKIADPRSV
- a CDS encoding 3-isopropylmalate dehydratase small subunit — translated: MARKTTKKTVVENRRELSRAWKFGDDVDTDAIIPGRFLIINDAKELAKHAFEGVRPDFRPSPGDVVVAGENFGCGSSREHAPLALKGAGIKCVIAKSFARIFFRNSVNIGLPMLECEDAGRISDGDVLEVEGDVIRNLTKGETYRTAPLPEFLEEIVRAGGLIEYAREIVAKEHKK
- a CDS encoding isocitrate/isopropylmalate dehydrogenase family protein; this translates as MTTYKIPVIPGDGIGPEVIAEGKKAIDAAGEVYGYDVEWLELPLGADHYLKTGETVSEDTLKELGRHRAFFLGALGDERKVKTGILEKGVLLRLRFHFDQYINLRPVKLMEGVETPIKNKTAKDIDFFVVRENTEDFYAGIGGRCTKGLTSQHLKLLREAYSVKFDLDVLTDSDEIGYQIGVISKEGTRRIMDYSFKLAQQRNKHLSSVDKANVMTDIYGLWRETFQEVGRNYPDVRTDFNFVDAVTMWFVKNPEFFDVIVAPNMFGDIITDLGAMIQGGLGLAPGGNVNPEGTSMFEPMGGSAPKYKGLDKVNPIATIWAGALMMDHLGEKEAAKGILSAIEANLREGRVRTYDLGGSSRTSDVGSDVARIIKMQGRN
- a CDS encoding winged helix-turn-helix domain-containing protein encodes the protein MRKDRIEERIAGIERDMKELRSEVRQEIMSMSSELKEAQLALVEDMMCDIQDTMSVGYRQIAYELSISGAEKRFREQMSYDCPPGDNREECIDHFVCDHLRKGIVSLDAAPPGMEGEARKSIIDQDDRESETFKGTPCEYCQGIYVSERDRLLEMGEKFSAYRKSLYVKRSRPYYKQLPDDLTVSELIEPLSHRARFVMLKNLTSGSMSFRDLGDVTGYGGGHLIYHLNKLVSAGLVSKEDSGLYAITDRGIDVMEVIRKMYGGPSTRF
- a CDS encoding DUF2225 domain-containing protein, with translation MTTLQAHKLTCPLCGNAFDSKLVTSTDSFGRHHSDLYKESEGEQPVCYFVHTCPKCGYSGYEGDFGPQRFDQAFRDQVEKLITPEVKDRQIETNGNFYLAALCADWRGAPPYVVGRIFHMGAWCYRMKGDWDREVYYLQEALTHFEMALRRDDTPKEARAVYTYLVGDIYRRLHDPERAKEYYRKVEKELNEHGGEARIGEFARRQLESPSDYF
- a CDS encoding ferritin-like domain-containing protein; translated protein: MKAEEAKKILSLAIDREVEAYTFYRTVADKAKDKAMKSIFDELAGEEKKHREFLQAFLAKEGKGLKFDATKKDYKIVEALPTPPLSPDLKPTEGLIIAIRKELEAMQMYTQLANASSDTEQQFLFQQLANMEKTHKARLEDIYTDMAFPESW